Proteins encoded in a region of the Fuerstiella sp. genome:
- a CDS encoding methyltransferase domain-containing protein — MTSELATLQQLRELPDLLTAIAQSTGSELAVQHKLRRHYCPELVRAAFMLHEARIRARGVLHDAEHLWLTAAGVQQCTHPAVATHKAERFPRNVSVLDLCCGIGSDAAALARRASVTVVDNDETMLQRCRWNLDIWNCSAQPSILDDAQNISLSGRLIHADPDRRVGRVRPVKRLEQYCPDLDWMQAATKTAAGGAIKISSAGNFMQKFPDCEIELVSLHGECREATVWFGELAPAEQFRATVLPSGNTIAGDPLGVTADFAVYPGRYLFDPDPAVVRAGLVDAVCEQLNLQRLDAGEEYLTSDECPDSSFVTEFEVIAVLPNSLKRLRHYFRSKPASRYEIKCRHLSITADAVAKQLPTGGTEPQVVFFLRNCGKTRIIVAKRIGRRLTAE; from the coding sequence GTGACTTCGGAACTGGCTACTTTACAACAGCTGCGGGAGCTCCCGGATTTATTGACCGCGATCGCTCAATCGACCGGCAGCGAACTTGCGGTCCAGCATAAGCTGCGCAGGCATTATTGCCCGGAGTTGGTGCGTGCCGCATTCATGCTGCACGAAGCGAGGATACGGGCCCGGGGAGTCCTGCACGACGCCGAACATCTGTGGCTCACCGCCGCCGGAGTCCAGCAATGCACACATCCGGCTGTCGCGACTCACAAAGCCGAACGATTTCCCCGCAACGTTTCCGTACTGGACCTGTGCTGTGGTATCGGCAGCGATGCCGCGGCCCTGGCGCGACGTGCATCGGTGACCGTCGTGGACAACGATGAAACTATGTTGCAGCGGTGCCGCTGGAATCTCGACATATGGAATTGTTCAGCACAACCTTCGATCCTCGACGATGCACAAAACATCTCTCTGTCCGGCCGGCTGATTCACGCCGACCCTGATCGGCGGGTCGGACGTGTTCGACCGGTCAAACGACTCGAACAGTATTGTCCGGATCTGGACTGGATGCAGGCAGCCACGAAAACAGCCGCCGGAGGCGCCATCAAGATCAGCTCTGCGGGTAACTTCATGCAAAAGTTTCCCGATTGTGAAATTGAACTAGTCAGTCTGCACGGCGAATGTCGGGAAGCTACAGTGTGGTTTGGTGAACTGGCACCTGCCGAACAGTTTCGTGCGACGGTTTTGCCTTCCGGGAACACAATTGCCGGAGATCCCCTTGGAGTGACGGCAGATTTTGCAGTGTATCCCGGCCGGTATCTGTTCGATCCTGATCCGGCCGTCGTACGGGCAGGGCTTGTCGATGCCGTTTGTGAGCAGTTGAATCTACAACGTCTGGACGCCGGAGAAGAGTATCTCACATCTGATGAATGTCCTGACTCATCATTCGTCACGGAGTTCGAAGTCATTGCTGTACTGCCCAACAGTCTGAAGAGACTTCGACACTATTTTCGCAGTAAACCGGCATCCCGTTACGAAATCAAATGTCGACACCTGTCAATCACTGCTGATGCAGTCGCCAAACAGTTGCCAACCGGAGGCACTGAACCACAGGTGGTATTCTTTCTGCGAAATTGCGGAAAGACCCGAATCATCGTCGCAAAACGCATTGGGCGTCGTCTGACAGCAGAGTAA
- the aroA gene encoding 3-phosphoshikimate 1-carboxyvinyltransferase — protein sequence MPESRKIKPVTRPVQGVLRPPGSKSITNRALILAALAEGTTELSGVLDSLDTRVMVESLHRLGFRVSHDTTTGQCRIMGRAGRIPADDAKLWLENSGTSIRFLTSLCCLGSGSYRLDGTERMRQRPIGDLVRALRQLGATIDFEKQQSDCPPVIVRGSSSGIAGGAATIQGSISSQFLTSLLMALPSCRNDSDLQVAGTLVSVPYVTMTVKMMKSFGVPVELSDDLSEFHIPTARYTARNYEIEPDASAASYLWGAAAVTGGQVTVKGLHRNALQGDVEFATALEQMGCQVIWDTDSVTVSGSAKHGIDIDMNAVSDTAQTLAAVAVFADSPTTIRNVEHIRHKETDRISAVVTELRRVGIRAEEFPDGFKIYPGSPRPAAVRTYEDHRMAMSFSLLGLCAPGIEILDPECTGKTYPGFFDDLDSLCETTE from the coding sequence ATGCCCGAGTCCCGGAAAATAAAACCCGTCACACGTCCGGTACAGGGCGTCCTGCGACCTCCAGGTTCCAAGAGCATTACCAACCGTGCCCTGATTCTCGCGGCACTCGCGGAAGGCACCACGGAACTGTCCGGTGTACTTGACAGTCTGGACACTCGCGTCATGGTCGAAAGTCTGCATCGACTTGGTTTCAGAGTCTCGCACGACACCACAACCGGGCAGTGCCGAATCATGGGACGCGCCGGACGGATCCCCGCAGATGACGCAAAACTTTGGCTGGAGAACAGTGGAACCAGTATTCGTTTTCTCACGTCGCTGTGCTGCCTCGGATCCGGCAGCTATCGTCTCGATGGTACCGAGCGAATGCGGCAGCGTCCGATCGGTGATCTCGTCCGCGCTTTGCGCCAGCTTGGCGCCACTATTGATTTCGAGAAGCAACAGAGTGACTGTCCGCCGGTAATCGTCCGCGGCAGCTCCTCCGGCATTGCCGGAGGAGCTGCAACCATTCAGGGCAGTATTTCCAGCCAGTTCCTCACCAGTCTGCTGATGGCCCTGCCTTCCTGCAGGAATGATTCAGACCTGCAAGTCGCCGGAACTCTGGTGTCTGTTCCTTACGTCACAATGACTGTGAAGATGATGAAGAGTTTTGGAGTTCCTGTTGAACTGTCTGACGATTTGTCTGAATTTCACATTCCAACAGCTCGTTACACAGCCAGGAATTACGAAATCGAACCCGACGCATCCGCGGCCAGTTATCTGTGGGGAGCCGCCGCTGTCACCGGAGGACAGGTCACTGTCAAGGGACTTCACCGAAATGCGTTACAGGGGGACGTTGAATTCGCCACCGCGCTGGAACAAATGGGATGTCAGGTCATCTGGGACACCGACAGTGTCACTGTTTCCGGATCTGCTAAACACGGTATCGATATCGACATGAATGCTGTCAGTGATACGGCACAAACACTGGCGGCCGTCGCCGTGTTTGCCGATAGTCCCACCACTATTCGAAACGTGGAACATATACGTCACAAGGAGACCGACCGGATCTCCGCAGTGGTTACCGAACTCCGACGTGTCGGCATTCGTGCCGAAGAATTTCCGGATGGATTCAAAATTTATCCGGGATCACCTCGCCCCGCAGCAGTCCGCACTTACGAGGATCACCGTATGGCTATGAGTTTTTCTTTGCTGGGACTGTGCGCACCCGGCATCGAAATACTCGATCCCGAATGCACCGGTAAAACATATCCTGGTTTCTTCGACGATCTGGATTCATTGTGCGAAACGACGGAATGA
- a CDS encoding MotA/TolQ/ExbB proton channel family protein: MNLFYRNRISFSAVVVAAGLMLPVMPAVAQETGRVARLQPSDGPLQLTELVRAGGGIGYLIGVLSLVMVALIIDHVLNIRRSTLMPPGLAEEVHRLLSERNIDGAKRTCEEHPGFLSRLLTAGLDEVGVGYGTIEKSMEDAAVEQSARLFRRIEYLSVIGTIVPMLGLMGTVWGMIQAFVEFEQKANPQVSELAPGIYRALVTTLLGLGVAVPSLSAFAIFRNRIDELSAEATLLAEHVFADFRRLSQKKAMGRTKRTDVTKPVNE, encoded by the coding sequence ATGAATCTGTTTTACCGAAATCGAATTTCCTTCAGTGCGGTCGTAGTGGCAGCAGGACTGATGTTACCTGTGATGCCGGCGGTGGCACAGGAGACCGGTCGTGTTGCTCGACTACAACCGTCGGACGGTCCTCTGCAACTGACGGAACTCGTCCGGGCCGGGGGAGGGATCGGCTATCTGATTGGTGTACTCAGCCTTGTCATGGTCGCTCTGATCATTGACCACGTTTTGAATATACGTCGCAGCACTCTGATGCCACCGGGACTTGCAGAAGAAGTCCATCGACTGTTGAGTGAACGGAATATTGACGGGGCGAAGCGAACCTGTGAGGAACATCCAGGCTTTCTCAGCCGACTTCTGACAGCCGGTCTCGATGAAGTTGGAGTCGGATATGGGACGATAGAAAAATCCATGGAAGATGCCGCGGTCGAACAGTCGGCGCGACTCTTTCGGCGGATTGAGTATTTGTCGGTCATCGGGACTATTGTTCCGATGCTCGGGCTGATGGGCACTGTATGGGGAATGATCCAGGCGTTCGTGGAGTTCGAACAAAAAGCTAATCCGCAGGTCTCTGAACTGGCGCCCGGCATTTACCGTGCGCTGGTTACGACATTGCTGGGACTGGGCGTGGCCGTGCCTTCTCTCAGTGCATTCGCTATTTTTCGCAACCGCATCGACGAACTCTCTGCAGAAGCCACATTGCTTGCTGAACATGTCTTTGCCGATTTCCGCCGTCTGTCACAAAAAAAAGCGATGGGGCGAACCAAACGAACCGACGTTACCAAGCCGGTGAATGAGTGA
- the mtnA gene encoding S-methyl-5-thioribose-1-phosphate isomerase, with translation MHSEYHTLRWEGDALGSLYLIDQTLLPEQFTEINAATVEDVHNAIRKLSVRGAPAIGVAAAWGVILGTQQVRNATRAEFNSRHRNVSEYLGRSRPTAVNLSWALQRLLGIAESDTEATAAQIHQRLFEDAALIQMEDERMCESIGNNGAELLESGTGILTHCNAGGLATAGIGTALSVIFAAAAAGKQLHVYADETRPLLQGARLTAWELQQRDVDVTVICDSMAAQVMKEGRIQAVVTGADRIAANGDAANKIGTYGVALLARAHRIPLYVAAPSSTFDLTLATGDQIPIEQRDAAEVTRGFGRQTVPIGVDVYNPAFDVTPAALIDAMITEHGIIRHPDTTSVSRHLKRN, from the coding sequence ATGCACAGCGAGTATCATACACTCCGCTGGGAAGGCGATGCTCTGGGCTCACTGTATTTGATCGACCAGACATTACTGCCGGAACAGTTCACAGAGATCAACGCTGCCACTGTGGAAGACGTCCATAACGCAATTCGAAAGCTTTCCGTGCGCGGTGCTCCTGCCATCGGGGTGGCAGCCGCATGGGGCGTCATACTGGGGACTCAACAGGTTAGAAATGCAACGCGTGCTGAATTCAACAGTCGCCATCGGAACGTTTCTGAGTATCTGGGCCGAAGCAGACCAACGGCCGTCAACCTGTCCTGGGCACTCCAGCGTCTGCTGGGAATTGCCGAATCAGACACTGAAGCCACAGCTGCGCAAATTCATCAGCGTCTTTTTGAAGACGCAGCTTTGATTCAGATGGAAGATGAACGGATGTGTGAAAGTATCGGCAACAACGGCGCAGAATTACTGGAATCCGGAACCGGAATACTGACACACTGCAATGCCGGGGGACTTGCAACAGCGGGAATCGGCACTGCCCTGTCGGTGATTTTTGCAGCAGCAGCGGCCGGCAAACAACTCCATGTTTACGCAGATGAAACACGTCCGCTGCTGCAGGGAGCTCGTCTGACGGCGTGGGAACTTCAACAACGTGATGTGGACGTCACGGTGATTTGCGACAGCATGGCAGCTCAGGTGATGAAAGAAGGCCGAATTCAGGCTGTCGTCACAGGGGCCGACAGAATTGCGGCCAACGGCGACGCCGCCAACAAGATTGGAACATACGGTGTTGCCCTGCTGGCTCGGGCCCACAGGATTCCGTTGTATGTGGCGGCTCCTTCCAGCACATTTGACCTCACGTTGGCCACGGGAGATCAAATTCCGATCGAACAACGAGACGCTGCAGAGGTGACCCGCGGATTTGGGCGACAAACCGTTCCAATCGGTGTCGACGTGTATAATCCGGCGTTTGACGTGACTCCTGCTGCCCTGATCGACGCCATGATTACTGAACATGGTATTATTCGCCATCCAGATACCACATCGGTATCCCGACATCTTAAGCGCAACTGA
- a CDS encoding methyltransferase translates to MATDSPRQLRNACDRVILEFADCILGPEVLLILQSGTRLAPALIRSHPDVTWDIFTLEHFLLVSVLDEFRRTRTDLPDVSPEFHCNPDLPDRRFDTVILPTLSRGAAELTRDLLQNAADCVKSNGRVIVSTDNPRDSWLQKQLQSIYGRVTVEQHQEGVCYIARRRTTQRKRKDFSSEFAFRDREQLIRCRSRPGVFSHRKLDGGARSLIRSLDLLPPDFNPLKILEMGSGSGAVSTAAALRFPKAQLLAVDSNARAVQATQSTAACNSVTNLQVMLSSTAVVPDHGRWDLFLTNPPYYSDYRISELFLQAALESLRPQGRIHLVTRLTDRHVERMTQLFHEIHIIKISEYDVITAIRK, encoded by the coding sequence ATGGCAACCGATTCCCCACGTCAACTCAGAAACGCATGCGACAGAGTCATCCTGGAGTTTGCTGACTGCATTCTGGGTCCGGAAGTACTACTGATTCTGCAGAGCGGCACACGACTGGCCCCGGCGTTGATCAGGTCACATCCTGATGTCACCTGGGATATTTTCACACTCGAACATTTCCTGCTGGTATCGGTGCTCGATGAATTCAGGCGTACCAGGACAGACCTGCCTGATGTCAGCCCCGAATTTCACTGCAACCCGGATCTGCCCGACAGACGGTTCGATACAGTGATTCTTCCCACCTTGTCACGCGGAGCAGCTGAATTGACACGAGATCTGCTTCAGAACGCCGCCGATTGTGTCAAATCAAACGGAAGGGTGATTGTCAGCACAGACAATCCCCGGGACAGCTGGCTTCAAAAACAACTGCAGTCGATTTACGGCCGGGTGACGGTTGAGCAACACCAGGAGGGAGTCTGCTATATTGCCCGACGCCGAACAACTCAGCGAAAACGGAAAGACTTCAGCTCGGAATTCGCATTCCGCGACAGAGAACAGTTGATTCGGTGCCGGTCAAGACCCGGAGTATTCAGTCATCGAAAACTGGATGGAGGTGCGAGATCCCTGATTCGATCCCTCGATCTTCTGCCGCCGGACTTCAACCCCTTAAAGATTTTAGAAATGGGCAGTGGTTCCGGAGCAGTGTCAACCGCTGCGGCACTGAGATTTCCAAAGGCGCAGCTGCTTGCCGTAGACAGCAATGCCAGAGCTGTCCAGGCAACACAGTCGACCGCCGCCTGCAACAGCGTCACCAACCTGCAGGTGATGCTGTCTTCCACCGCCGTGGTCCCGGACCACGGGCGGTGGGATCTGTTTTTAACGAATCCTCCCTACTACTCTGACTATAGGATTTCAGAGTTGTTCCTGCAGGCCGCCCTGGAAAGCCTGCGTCCGCAAGGGCGAATTCACCTGGTCACTCGTCTGACAGACAGACACGTCGAACGCATGACTCAGCTGTTTCATGAAATTCACATTATCAAGATCTCGGAATATGACGTGATTACAGCGATTCGAAAATGA
- the argS gene encoding arginine--tRNA ligase — MNILHLIRSRFHRPLSGLTDDVAPLLDMIRPSQDPKFGDYQANCAMPLKKVLNKPPREIAEQLISEVDLSDLCESPKIAGPGFINLRLRDDWIASGIESVRGDDRLGCAPVTDPRHVVVDFSSPNVAKPMHVGHLRSSVIGDAIARILRFAGHNVTTDNHIGDWGTQFGMIIYGYRHFSDSAAYAKDPVAELARLYRLVNQLTDFHKAKLQLPGLLEQRTTEQTRLHQAESSENPKDKKHKKLLKGIRKQIADLSEQINSSENKLAAVKQSENLQLQANAHPEIARLSRQETSKLHAGDPDNQVLWDEFLPACLQALNHVYDRLDITFDLELGESAYNAQLGPVVQSLKELNLAVDSDGATCVFVEGNTAPFIVQKTDGAYTYATTDLATIEYRVSKLDADEILYVVDKRQEEHFQLLFKTAALWKYPDPSYRHVSFGTVMGKDNKPYKTRSGDVIGLESLLDEAVHRARRIVDENDERREEPLLSDSERSRVADIVGLGGIKYADLHHNRDSDYIFDWDKMLATSGDTATYMQYAYARICGIFRKLDVNRESLSSSSDAVLLTVPEERALALQLLRFGEAVDDVLSDYRPHLMTAWLLETSGCLSKFYSTCSVQGAETPALQRSRLILCDLVARGIRTGLSLLGIKTADVM, encoded by the coding sequence ATGAATATTCTGCATCTGATTCGTTCACGTTTTCATCGTCCGCTGTCCGGATTGACCGATGACGTTGCACCACTGCTGGATATGATTCGCCCCTCACAGGACCCGAAATTCGGCGACTACCAGGCCAATTGCGCCATGCCGTTAAAAAAGGTTCTTAACAAACCACCGCGAGAAATCGCTGAACAACTGATTTCAGAGGTGGACCTGAGCGATCTGTGCGAGTCTCCGAAAATTGCCGGACCAGGATTCATCAATCTGAGGCTTCGAGACGACTGGATCGCTTCCGGTATCGAATCCGTTCGTGGTGACGATCGTTTAGGCTGCGCTCCTGTAACCGATCCGCGGCATGTAGTGGTTGATTTTTCATCTCCCAATGTCGCCAAGCCGATGCACGTGGGACATCTGCGCAGTTCCGTAATTGGAGATGCGATTGCCCGAATTCTTCGTTTTGCCGGGCACAACGTAACGACGGACAATCACATTGGTGACTGGGGTACTCAGTTCGGCATGATTATCTACGGCTACCGACATTTTTCCGATTCAGCAGCCTACGCCAAAGACCCTGTTGCTGAACTTGCCAGGTTGTATCGCCTGGTCAACCAGTTGACCGATTTCCATAAAGCGAAACTGCAATTGCCCGGACTGCTTGAGCAGCGCACGACAGAGCAAACGCGACTGCATCAGGCAGAATCGTCCGAAAACCCAAAAGACAAAAAGCACAAAAAATTACTGAAGGGAATCCGAAAACAGATTGCAGACCTGTCGGAACAAATCAACTCCAGTGAAAACAAGTTGGCAGCAGTCAAACAATCAGAAAACCTGCAGCTACAGGCGAATGCGCATCCGGAAATTGCCCGGCTGTCTCGCCAGGAAACGTCCAAACTCCATGCCGGTGACCCTGACAATCAGGTACTTTGGGATGAGTTCCTTCCGGCCTGCCTGCAGGCACTGAACCACGTCTATGACCGACTGGATATAACATTTGATCTGGAACTCGGCGAAAGTGCCTACAACGCTCAACTTGGCCCCGTTGTTCAAAGCCTGAAGGAACTAAACCTGGCCGTTGACAGCGACGGAGCCACCTGTGTCTTTGTCGAGGGCAATACCGCACCATTTATCGTACAGAAAACCGACGGAGCCTACACATATGCCACAACGGACCTGGCCACGATCGAGTACCGGGTCAGCAAACTGGATGCCGATGAAATTCTGTACGTGGTTGATAAGCGTCAGGAGGAACATTTCCAGCTTTTGTTTAAGACGGCCGCACTTTGGAAATATCCGGACCCGTCGTACCGCCACGTGAGCTTTGGTACAGTCATGGGAAAGGATAACAAACCGTATAAAACCCGGTCCGGCGATGTGATCGGGCTGGAAAGCCTGCTGGATGAAGCCGTCCACAGAGCCCGCCGCATCGTCGACGAAAATGATGAGCGTCGCGAGGAGCCTCTGTTATCCGACTCAGAACGATCCCGTGTTGCTGACATCGTAGGACTCGGGGGAATCAAATACGCCGATCTGCACCATAACAGAGACAGTGACTACATATTCGACTGGGACAAGATGCTGGCAACCAGTGGAGATACAGCAACTTATATGCAGTATGCCTATGCTCGAATCTGTGGAATTTTTCGAAAATTAGATGTTAATCGTGAATCGCTCAGCAGCAGTTCTGACGCTGTCCTGCTGACGGTTCCCGAAGAACGGGCACTTGCGCTGCAACTGCTTCGTTTCGGCGAAGCAGTGGACGACGTTCTGTCGGACTATCGTCCTCATTTGATGACCGCATGGCTGCTGGAAACTTCCGGATGCCTGAGCAAATTCTACAGTACTTGTTCTGTACAGGGTGCGGAAACGCCGGCGCTGCAGCGAAGCCGCCTGATACTGTGTGATCTGGTAGCTCGCGGAATCCGCACTGGCTTGTCACTACTCGGCATCAAGACAGCAGACGTTATGTGA
- the thrS gene encoding threonine--tRNA ligase, with the protein MIQVQLPDGTLLEEEDHVTALDIAGGISEGLKRATAAASIADHVVDAMRPLAELTDLRPVPLQLLTSRDAAAATVMRHSCAHIMARAIMRLFEGVGLAFGPVKGNTFYYDFDLAVPISEDDFPRIEAEMKKIVKAGEPFERFTMNRDESIQLCSDLKQELKVEHIETGLADHDSLSFYRQGEFVDLCRGPHIPHAGMVKAFKILNVAGSHWKGDVSNRSLQRVYGTAFFDKKQLKAYLQQLEEARKRDHRVLGSRLQLFTLSPDVGQGLCLWLPKGATIRATLEDFIKAELLRRDYNPVYSPHIGRVELYETSGHFPYYRDSQFAPLFSHSAGQLVDHWIRCLDPEDTELNAPTDEDQRKLLDAALVLGFSVEDFPVNGAAEEKRSVLRKWEKQQERYLLKPMNCPHHVQMYKAIPRSYRDLPVRLAEFGTVYRHEQSGELNGLLRVRGLTQDDAHQFCTPEQVEQEFKDTLGLVKYVLDAVGLDDYRVQLSTKDPGSNKYVGSDELWQSAQDTLRRVLTEEGLDYIETPGEAAFYGPKTDFMVKDCLGREWQLGTVQLDYNLPERFDLEYIGKDNKPHRPVMIHRAPFGSMERFVGVLIEHFAGAFPLWLAPEQIRVLPLSEKSDAYAKDVSTRLRQDGFRVGTDLQSARVQAKIREAQLELIPYMLVVGPREAEQNAVAVRCRIDGDLGVMSFDDALARLKKERNERTIRQVVKSEFSAVDDEPGELTEY; encoded by the coding sequence ATGATCCAGGTACAACTTCCTGACGGAACCCTGCTGGAAGAAGAAGATCACGTTACGGCGCTGGATATTGCTGGCGGCATCAGTGAGGGACTGAAACGGGCAACAGCTGCAGCATCCATTGCAGATCACGTTGTTGACGCCATGAGGCCCCTCGCAGAACTGACCGATCTGCGTCCCGTTCCTCTGCAACTGCTGACGTCGCGTGATGCTGCTGCAGCCACCGTAATGCGACACAGTTGCGCTCATATCATGGCCCGGGCCATTATGAGGCTATTTGAAGGTGTCGGCCTTGCCTTCGGTCCGGTCAAAGGCAACACATTTTACTACGACTTCGACCTGGCCGTTCCCATCAGCGAGGATGACTTTCCGCGAATCGAAGCCGAGATGAAAAAGATCGTCAAGGCAGGAGAACCATTTGAACGGTTTACTATGAATCGGGATGAATCGATTCAACTGTGCAGTGATCTCAAGCAGGAACTGAAGGTCGAACATATTGAAACCGGGCTGGCAGATCACGACTCGCTGAGTTTTTATCGTCAGGGAGAGTTTGTCGATCTATGCCGCGGACCGCATATTCCGCATGCCGGCATGGTCAAAGCATTCAAGATTCTCAATGTGGCAGGATCCCACTGGAAAGGTGATGTCTCAAATCGGTCACTACAGCGGGTCTACGGCACAGCATTTTTTGACAAGAAACAATTAAAGGCATATTTACAGCAGCTGGAAGAAGCCAGGAAACGCGATCATCGTGTACTTGGCAGTCGCCTTCAGCTGTTTACACTCAGCCCCGATGTTGGACAGGGATTGTGTCTCTGGTTGCCGAAGGGGGCGACGATCCGGGCCACTCTGGAAGACTTTATCAAAGCAGAACTTCTGCGACGCGACTACAATCCGGTGTACTCACCTCATATCGGTCGAGTCGAACTGTATGAAACGAGCGGACATTTTCCGTATTACCGCGATTCACAGTTTGCTCCGCTGTTCAGCCACTCTGCCGGCCAGCTGGTCGACCACTGGATTCGCTGTCTGGACCCTGAAGACACGGAACTGAACGCACCCACTGACGAGGACCAGCGGAAGTTACTGGATGCAGCGCTCGTATTAGGATTTTCCGTTGAGGATTTCCCCGTGAACGGTGCCGCTGAGGAAAAACGCAGTGTGCTGCGAAAGTGGGAAAAACAGCAGGAGCGTTATCTGCTGAAGCCAATGAATTGCCCCCATCATGTGCAGATGTACAAAGCCATTCCCCGCAGTTACCGGGACCTGCCGGTACGACTGGCAGAATTCGGCACGGTCTACCGTCATGAGCAGTCCGGGGAGCTCAACGGGCTGCTGCGGGTTCGGGGTCTGACTCAGGATGATGCTCACCAGTTCTGTACTCCCGAACAGGTCGAACAGGAGTTCAAGGATACGCTGGGACTAGTCAAGTATGTACTGGATGCAGTGGGACTGGACGACTATCGCGTGCAGCTTTCCACTAAGGATCCAGGCTCAAACAAATACGTGGGCAGCGACGAATTGTGGCAGAGTGCTCAGGACACCTTACGGAGAGTTCTGACCGAAGAAGGTCTGGATTACATCGAAACACCCGGCGAAGCGGCGTTTTACGGACCCAAAACCGATTTCATGGTCAAAGATTGTTTGGGTCGCGAATGGCAGTTGGGCACAGTACAGCTTGACTATAATCTGCCAGAACGTTTCGACCTGGAATATATTGGAAAAGACAACAAGCCTCACCGTCCTGTGATGATTCATCGGGCTCCTTTTGGGTCCATGGAAAGATTCGTGGGTGTATTAATTGAACATTTTGCCGGGGCGTTCCCCCTGTGGTTAGCGCCTGAGCAGATTCGGGTTTTGCCCCTGAGTGAAAAATCTGATGCCTATGCCAAAGATGTGTCCACCCGTCTGCGACAAGACGGGTTTCGCGTAGGAACTGACCTGCAAAGCGCCCGTGTTCAGGCCAAAATCCGTGAAGCACAACTGGAATTAATTCCCTATATGCTCGTAGTGGGCCCCCGGGAAGCGGAACAGAATGCTGTAGCGGTTCGATGCCGAATTGACGGTGATCTCGGCGTCATGAGTTTTGACGACGCCCTGGCACGACTAAAGAAAGAACGCAACGAACGAACAATCCGCCAGGTCGTGAAGTCCGAATTCAGCGCGGTGGATGATGAACCGGGTGAGTTGACCGAGTATTGA